The genomic stretch TAGCGCGGGGTGATCGCCTGCGGCGGCTTTGCGTCATCGCCATAGCGTTCCTTCCAGTCCGCCTGATGTCGAACCTCGCACTCGGAGACGCGCGCAATGACATCAGGTCGGATCTCCCAAGTCGACAGCCGTTCCTCGTTTAGTGCAAGGAAGATGCCTTCACCTCGAACCTCGATCGCCGGTAGCCATTCAAGCGGAGCCTTCGAGAGCCTTGCCACCTCGGGCGAATCCGGATCGCCGGGCGGATTGATCCGGGTGAATCCCTTTATGGCGCGAACTTCGCGAAGTCGGACAGCGCGCACCACTCGGAAGATCCATGGAGCTATCTCCGGGGAGACGATTTCTCGTCGGGTTTCGAAGTCGATGTCGGGGGTCCGACTGCGACCAGGCTCGGTGACGAACTGCCGATATTCTGCCGGACGCAGATCGTCGGTTCGCAGCTGCCCGTATGACGTGAGGCGGGCCCGGATCGCCTCTGCCAGTTCTGCGGGTGACATCTCCAACTCCTTCAGGATGCTCTCCAGGTCACCCTTCGCCAAGAAGCCGATGTACTCTTCCAGCTTCGACAGGTCGTCGAGATTCGTAAGGGAACTCCACCAATCGCCTAAGACTTCCTGAAGACGGTCGGACCAGGGCGGTATGCTGAGAGCTGAATCCGTAACCGAAAAGTAAAGGTTGGACGCACCTCGCTGGACTGCGTACTGCTCCTTGCCACAAGTTTCATCGCCATCGGCAAGCCATGGTCGATGCCCCCGACATTTCGGCCCGCGTTCCCAGGTCTTCTTCGAGAAAACGCCGTCCATAGACCTGCGCGCGCCGCACTTCGGGCAGCTGAGTATGAGGCCGGCGAGGCCGGGTTTTTCGGACCGCAGGATCAGACCGGGATGACGCTCTGGGTTTTCGCGCTTCGAAACCGCGCAATCCGGCCTGTGCCCCACCCACCAGTCCCAAGGGAACTCGTCTACGTGGCCATGCTTGCAGGCCATCACGAAGCGGACTGGGATGACGAAAACCTTGCTGTCACCATGGGATCTTTCCGTGCACGTCGGGCAGTAGCGGTAGGCCTTGCCCGGATCGCTCTTCCATCGCCGTTCCGGCTTGATGATATCGCAGCTGGGGCACTGTAGCCATTTTGGAAAACGCACAGCGACGAGACGCCTGGTATCCGGATCGTCATCCTTCCCCCGTTCGAGGGTCACAGGGGGCGTCCTGAATCCCTTCACGCCAAGTTTCTTTTGCAGGCGTGTCTCACGAATGACCTGCGGGTGGGCCAGACCAGCCGGAGGGAAGGAGCGGTCCCATTCCTCGAGTCCCGCTGCTATCGCCGAAACGGCTCCTCCACCTGCCCTGAAATCCACCACCGAGCCGGGACCAAATGTCGAAACGACTGCGCTTCGCCGCAGATCCTGAAGGTCATTCTTCATGTGTATCATCCTTTGCCCTGAGGACAGGGGCCATCCTGAAGGGGGTTCCTGCCTCGACGGTCCGCATGGAGTTGAGGGTTGGCCAAGCAGCGCCGGTATCGCGGCCGGCAGCCCGGCGAGCGGCTGCGCGCTCGGCGCTCTGGAGAAGGGATTTCCCCCCCTTGTAGTCGCTCCAGTAGACAGTGGGGGACCTTGCTCGCCATGTGTCGAGACGGCGTTCAAGTTCTTCCCTCACGGCAGTCTCTTCTGGATCGATCCGCTTCGCCCGGTCGACGATCAGGTCGATGAGGCCCATCGCGAGGTCTTCTGCGTCATCGTCCATGCGGGGAGAGTCGAGCATGTCAGGAACAAGGTGGCGAACCGCAGCAACCAGCGCCGCGTGCAGCGCCCTGTCGCGAGCCCGTGATGCAAAGGGAGTAACGCTGGTCGCCTCTACATCCCTGTATAGGGTGCGGTGCCAGCTACAGAACGTCTCGAAATGCGAACGGTCGCGCGCCTTGGCGTTGTTGAGGACCGCAACGACAAGTCCGCTAACGTCTCCCCGCCCGACACGGCTGGTCGACTGGATGTACTCGGCGATGGTCTTGGGTTGCCCGTTGACCAGCATCAGTCCCAACCGGGAAATGTCCACGCCGACGCTGACCATGTTTGTCGCAAGAACTGCGTCGACAGCGCCCGGAAGCCCGACCTTGATGTCGAGAAGGTCGAGCATCCCGCGGATTTCTTCCTGCGTTCTCCGGGATGTCAATTCCTCGACGTTGCTGAGAGGTCTTCTCTCTTCGGAGCGAGCGTCAGCATTTAGCGCGATACTGTCGGTGACGTCGTCCTGCATGAGGACGAGCGCACCGCCGAGCTCGCGAAGCGAGTTGAAGTACCCGACGAGCGTCCAGTAGGCGTCCCGGCGAACATCGTCGCTGAATGCCGCATAGGCCGTCTGCAGAAGGGAACCCGCGACGGCCTGCAGGGTGAACTTTGCCGATCGACCGGCCGTTGTAACGCCGAGATAGCGTCTCCCGACGGCCTTCGGCCGCCGGTCGCGAACCGCGAAACCGGAATCGTCGTGATCGATCGCTGGCGGCGGGAACTGGAATGCTTCGCGATCGAAAAGGGCCAACACCTGCTCCGACGCTCTGCGGATCGTCGCGGTCGATCCGATGACCTTCGCCCGATGTCCGCGCGCGGCGAACATCAAGTCAAAAGCCGCCTCATACGCTCCAGCGATCGTCCCCAGAGGGCCGGAGATCAGGTGTAGCTCGTCCTGGATTATGAGATCAGGCGGCGAGCCATCCGAAACCCCAAGCAGGTCATTGGTTCGCTTTTCTCGGACTATCTGAGCGAACTTGTCGGCCGTTCCGATGAGCAACGTCGGCCGGTTGTCGTAGACATCTTCGTCAACAGTGAAGACAGGCAGGACCCCGTTCATCTTGCACGTGTTTTTCGTGCATTCGGCATCAACGGGTGAGGTGGCGCTCGCCATTGACCATGTCAGTTTCTCACTGCAGGCCGGACAGCGCGCGAGCTGTTTTGGCGAAGCCACCTCCGAAGACCCTCGAAGAGAAGCGAATGCATCGGTGCGCTTGTTAGGAGTAGCATCCCCTCCAACCCACAGGCCGATCGAGAAAGGTTCGTCACCTTGAAGCGGCAGGCCGTCTGGCGCCGACACTCGGCCGGAGCGTATCGCCTCCAAGGCGACGATCATCGCGGCAGAGCGTGCAAACTGCTGGGTCGTGAGTAGGCGCAGCGTATAGCGCATGAGGGCACAGACACCGCTGTGGTCACTCGGATCATCCGAGAGCCGACGATACACGGCAATGCACGCGACCAGCGCGAGGTATGCCTCGGTCTTGCCGCCGCCGGTGGGAAACCAGAGGAGATCCATGACGCCCCGGTGCATGTGATCACGGATGACCGAGGATGGCGCACTGAGGAGCAGGAATCCCAGCTGGAACGGACGCCAGCGCAAAGGGCCGTGGTGGCTCTTGGAGCTGTCCCAAGAATGCTGCAGATGCATGGCAAGGTTTGCCAGCTGGAAGGCTCGCCGAAGGCGCGGATTGACGCCTAGTTGGTCGACTGATGCCCGCATACGCCCAAGCGCTTCATCGCATTGGGCGAGATGCGCGTCAGCCACAGACTTCAGTTGTGGGCTCACGTCCGACGCGTCGTCCAAGCGCTTCCGCTGCAACCGTACCCAGCGGTCGTAGGCGTCGCAGAAGGTCTGCAGCCCTTGTTGAAGGGCCGCTGTATCGGCATAGGCCAGTGCCTCGGCCGAGAGCGGATCCAATTCACCGCTTTCGTTCCCAAGCTCGGAAAAGAAGGCGTGACCATTCGGATCGACGCCTTCCACTATTGCTGAAGGGAGCCACGTCGTCCCGACCCATCGTGCAGTGGGGCGCGTTCCGGCTGCATAGTCCGGCGATTCCCAATCCGCGGAGCAGACATGCCCGACAGCGAACTCCGCTACGTTCCTGTATAGCAGAGCCCCGCTTTCCTCGTCACTGACTGAAGCGGCCCCATCGGTCCTCCCTTGATGCCTCGACGCCGCGCGTCGAGGGGGCTTAGGCACCAGCAGGGTTCCTTCACAAGGTTCGATGCGAAGCGCCGTCTGGAAAAGCGACGCGGCCTCGATCTCGTTTCGACCCTGCTCTGGAACTATCGAATTCACGAGCGAAAGAGTGACCAGAACGGACCCGCCGGCATTGATGCATCGCACACTGAGTGAGACGTTGGGCAGCCCTTCACCGTGTTCGGCAAGCGCAATTCCGCGCGTCGGGCCGGGTTGGAGATCGAGGATTGGAATATCAACCATATGCGGCTGGCGAACCCAGATATCGACGTCGTCGCGCTTTTCGATCCGGTACGTGGCGAAGCTGCAGGTGACCCGCACTTGCGCTATGTCACTCGAAGCAACAACGCTGAACGATACGCCCGCAACAGAGGGCTTCTGGATAGATCCGGTTCTGACTGCATCGTTCTCGCCGTCGCTATCTTCTCCTGAGCCTGAGCCTGCGCCTGCGGTTCCGAGGCGATCATCATCCTCCCCCAACATCGCCGTACGCTGAGGCCAGAGGATGCCGGTGAGATAGACATCTGACGGACGCGAGGTGAGTTCCTCGTTCTCTGCACGCGGCCCGACCAAGTCCTCGGCGAGCCGATACGTGACAACATCCCTGTCCTGTGATTTGTCCTGCATGAGCATTAACTCCGGTCAGTTTTATAAAATGGGAATGCTGCGATTCTAGGTGTCAGCAAAAATCCGGACGACGCCCAAGGTTCGTGCAATGCTTCATTCTTACTATCTTCTGGTGCCAGCACAATTGATGAACAACCCTGCGCTTTAACATTTTCTATTCGGTCAGGCATTCTGTAGGTCATGCTGCTAGAATTAGACGCTATCTCTCTAATATCACTCGAGAAGCAAGCTGACATGTTGCCAACATATGTCCCAGCTTCGCTCGAGAAAATACCATACCGCGACTCGCTGTCCGGGTGCGTCTGTAGTTGATACGCAGTGACAGAGTTTGCGGCAGCTGCGAGGAAATCTTGCGCGGCTAAGGCGTCAGCGGATTTAAACTCTGCTATACCAATAAGACCTTTCGGCTCGACGTCACCGCTCCGTCCGATTTCTACAGACACCTGTTGTTCTCGAGAATTTCGATTGGAACAGTAGACGCGTCCAGAATCGAGTTTTTCGCTCCAAAGGGACTTGCTCGGCGCAACGTAAAGCTCGTTGCGCGCGCGCGTAGCGCCGACAAATAGGACGCGAGCTTCTTCCACGACACCCTCGACAGACCGCGACTTGCGGGCCTCGGGCATCATCAGGATCACCACATACGCCTCACGTCCCTTGCTCGCATGGATTGTGCTCAGCGTGAAACCTTCCAACCCAAACTCAGATCTGGCCACCTCGATTGGAGGGCGGGCACCCGCCAGGCGTCGCCTCAATTGCAGCATATCCACCACCCCATCATGACGACCTGCCAATTTCAGGAGCGACAACCATGCGGCGCGCGACTCATCTAGGGTGCCAACATGACTGCTAACTTTGATAGACCAAAGCTCACGGAATTTCTTCTCGGAAATGAAGGCCTCTAAGTAATGCGAAAAGCAGAGCGAAAGCCATGCTGGCAACCCTGCATCATATTCGGAAAGGCGAAGACCGTGAGCATCTGACTGATCTTGGGAAAAGTCGAGAACATCTGCCCGATTTCGAAATAGAACGAGAAGGTCTTGCGGTGAATCTGCGGGGTGTTTCTTTATGAATTTTTCAAAATCACCGACTGAAAGCCTTTCAATTGCATTCGCCACCCAATCACGAAGCTCTAGAACCTGGTGCTCCGACTCCATCAACTCGGTGCGCAAGTCCGAATAGATCGTCCTGAGTTGAGGCGAAGATGTGCGATGAACTTGCCGGAAAGGCAGGCCGGAAAAATATCCAAGATTTTTGGCGCGAACCCTCTCTAGCAACGATCCGTCATTCAAATGATTGCCGCGCTTCGAATTGCGCTTTGAGAAACCATAGATCGCTTGAGCCTCATCAGCAAAAATCGTTACTCCACAATCAGTTGGCAGTTGCCTAATCATTGCTTCGATCAGTTCCGCTCGGCGACCAACAATGTCCTGAGCTTCATCAATTACGACATGCTCAATTTGGGAATACTCATCAGCCACATCTTCGTCGGACGTCAGCAATGCGATTACGCGCTCGATGTTATCATCGTAAGACCCTGTCAGACGGGCATTGGGATCGTGCCCAGATCGGACCGCCCACGCATGGGAGTCGATTGTTGCGTTGTGAATGGCATTGGATGCCTCTCCGACGTATGAGTGTAGGCGCGCACGTATTTCCGCTGCGGCTGCTCTGGTGAAGCTGATCATCAAGATTTTGCTGGGCTCGATGTCTTCTTCTGATATCAGGTGTGCGAGACGAGCACATGCGACAGCCGTCTTTCCCGTACCAGGTCCTGCTTCGACGATCAGCCGAGCATCACTGTCCGCAGTGATCACGCGCATCTGCTCGGCGTCCCAGCCCGTGAGCAAGTGGCGTGCTCCAACTACTGTGCCCGCGTTCGAAATTGGGTCCTGAACACTCGCTTCAGCCGTGTCACCAATGTGTCTACGGCACCCAGCGGCATCCTCGTTGGTTTTGTCCTGAATGATTGCTATCTCCGGCCAAAAAAGAAAAATGGTGGAAATGCCACAATTCTCGGTGCCAAGATGAAACCGGAGGAAGCCCAAGGCTCATTCAATGTCTCGAGTTCATTGTCGTCCGGGCTCATTACGATTGTTGCACAGCCCAGACCTCTCACATGGTTCACGTAGCTGGGCGGCTTGTGGCTTTTCTTCTGTTTTTTGTTCCCGAGTATCTCCCACAGGTCGTACGTGAGATTGCGCGAGAGGGCGCCAACACAGGGACCCTCGCTACCAGCCTTGATCC from Parvularcula sp. IMCC14364 encodes the following:
- a CDS encoding UvrD-helicase domain-containing protein; this translates as MGFLRFHLGTENCGISTIFLFWPEIAIIQDKTNEDAAGCRRHIGDTAEASVQDPISNAGTVVGARHLLTGWDAEQMRVITADSDARLIVEAGPGTGKTAVACARLAHLISEEDIEPSKILMISFTRAAAAEIRARLHSYVGEASNAIHNATIDSHAWAVRSGHDPNARLTGSYDDNIERVIALLTSDEDVADEYSQIEHVVIDEAQDIVGRRAELIEAMIRQLPTDCGVTIFADEAQAIYGFSKRNSKRGNHLNDGSLLERVRAKNLGYFSGLPFRQVHRTSSPQLRTIYSDLRTELMESEHQVLELRDWVANAIERLSVGDFEKFIKKHPADSPQDLLVLFRNRADVLDFSQDQSDAHGLRLSEYDAGLPAWLSLCFSHYLEAFISEKKFRELWSIKVSSHVGTLDESRAAWLSLLKLAGRHDGVVDMLQLRRRLAGARPPIEVARSEFGLEGFTLSTIHASKGREAYVVILMMPEARKSRSVEGVVEEARVLFVGATRARNELYVAPSKSLWSEKLDSGRVYCSNRNSREQQVSVEIGRSGDVEPKGLIGIAEFKSADALAAQDFLAAAANSVTAYQLQTHPDSESRYGIFSSEAGTYVGNMSACFSSDIREIASNSSSMTYRMPDRIENVKAQGCSSIVLAPEDSKNEALHEPWASSGFLLTPRIAAFPFYKTDRS
- the drmB gene encoding DUF1998 domain-containing protein — its product is MKNDLQDLRRSAVVSTFGPGSVVDFRAGGGAVSAIAAGLEEWDRSFPPAGLAHPQVIRETRLQKKLGVKGFRTPPVTLERGKDDDPDTRRLVAVRFPKWLQCPSCDIIKPERRWKSDPGKAYRYCPTCTERSHGDSKVFVIPVRFVMACKHGHVDEFPWDWWVGHRPDCAVSKRENPERHPGLILRSEKPGLAGLILSCPKCGARRSMDGVFSKKTWERGPKCRGHRPWLADGDETCGKEQYAVQRGASNLYFSVTDSALSIPPWSDRLQEVLGDWWSSLTNLDDLSKLEEYIGFLAKGDLESILKELEMSPAELAEAIRARLTSYGQLRTDDLRPAEYRQFVTEPGRSRTPDIDFETRREIVSPEIAPWIFRVVRAVRLREVRAIKGFTRINPPGDPDSPEVARLSKAPLEWLPAIEVRGEGIFLALNEERLSTWEIRPDVIARVSECEVRHQADWKERYGDDAKPPQAITPRYMLCHTLAHVLMRQLTLECGYSSASLQERIYAGTGDEQMAGLLIYTATPDSDGTLGGLERQGKTGRIEGILQRAIDAIEWCSSDPLCITDMMGAENSYSHSVCHACCLAPETSCETFNSFLDRALLTGDGTRSGLGFFEDLVARA
- a CDS encoding helicase-related protein translates to MQDKSQDRDVVTYRLAEDLVGPRAENEELTSRPSDVYLTGILWPQRTAMLGEDDDRLGTAGAGSGSGEDSDGENDAVRTGSIQKPSVAGVSFSVVASSDIAQVRVTCSFATYRIEKRDDVDIWVRQPHMVDIPILDLQPGPTRGIALAEHGEGLPNVSLSVRCINAGGSVLVTLSLVNSIVPEQGRNEIEAASLFQTALRIEPCEGTLLVPKPPRRAASRHQGRTDGAASVSDEESGALLYRNVAEFAVGHVCSADWESPDYAAGTRPTARWVGTTWLPSAIVEGVDPNGHAFFSELGNESGELDPLSAEALAYADTAALQQGLQTFCDAYDRWVRLQRKRLDDASDVSPQLKSVADAHLAQCDEALGRMRASVDQLGVNPRLRRAFQLANLAMHLQHSWDSSKSHHGPLRWRPFQLGFLLLSAPSSVIRDHMHRGVMDLLWFPTGGGKTEAYLALVACIAVYRRLSDDPSDHSGVCALMRYTLRLLTTQQFARSAAMIVALEAIRSGRVSAPDGLPLQGDEPFSIGLWVGGDATPNKRTDAFASLRGSSEVASPKQLARCPACSEKLTWSMASATSPVDAECTKNTCKMNGVLPVFTVDEDVYDNRPTLLIGTADKFAQIVREKRTNDLLGVSDGSPPDLIIQDELHLISGPLGTIAGAYEAAFDLMFAARGHRAKVIGSTATIRRASEQVLALFDREAFQFPPPAIDHDDSGFAVRDRRPKAVGRRYLGVTTAGRSAKFTLQAVAGSLLQTAYAAFSDDVRRDAYWTLVGYFNSLRELGGALVLMQDDVTDSIALNADARSEERRPLSNVEELTSRRTQEEIRGMLDLLDIKVGLPGAVDAVLATNMVSVGVDISRLGLMLVNGQPKTIAEYIQSTSRVGRGDVSGLVVAVLNNAKARDRSHFETFCSWHRTLYRDVEATSVTPFASRARDRALHAALVAAVRHLVPDMLDSPRMDDDAEDLAMGLIDLIVDRAKRIDPEETAVREELERRLDTWRARSPTVYWSDYKGGKSLLQSAERAAARRAAGRDTGAAWPTLNSMRTVEAGTPFRMAPVLRAKDDTHEE